In Bacteroidales bacterium, the following are encoded in one genomic region:
- the ndk gene encoding nucleoside-diphosphate kinase, producing MAGNVTLTMIKPRAVETSRAGNIISIILDNGFRISAMKLIHLSRQRASEFYAEHEGKPFYEALIEFMSSGPIIVAIIEKENAVEEYRRLIGPTDPSKAPAGTIRNLYGQSVRENAVHGSDSDESAQRECSFFFSKIERF from the coding sequence ATGGCAGGTAATGTAACTCTTACTATGATTAAACCCCGTGCGGTAGAAACATCCCGGGCTGGAAACATCATTTCAATTATCCTGGATAATGGCTTCAGGATCAGTGCTATGAAACTCATCCACCTTTCCAGGCAAAGGGCATCAGAGTTTTATGCTGAACATGAAGGCAAACCATTTTACGAAGCACTTATTGAATTTATGTCATCGGGCCCTATCATTGTCGCTATTATTGAAAAAGAAAATGCGGTTGAGGAATACCGTAGGTTAATTGGCCCGACTGATCCAAGCAAGGCTCCGGCTGGAACGATCCGCAATCTATATGGCCAATCAGTGAGGGAAAATGCTGTTCATGGCTCTGATAGCGATGAAAGTGCACAAAGGGAATGCAGTTTTTTTTTCTCAAAGATAGAGCGGTTTTAG